In a single window of the Xylanimonas protaetiae genome:
- a CDS encoding glycosyltransferase family 2 protein: MAELEHAAVPRVSIVVQATDGDAGLRRALASLLDQTMETWEAIVVDGSRGDDLAWVGEVDPRVRVLGERSSNLYGDVNRAIAQSRAPWVAFLRSADTWSAEKLEVQLERASGKDVSVVCSAFIDPGSLIHRYAARLTYERLLDGDDLCISTVLARTDVLVGHAGFSRRAASAEPLDLWLGLLSRGVAFDVVDEPLVMTSAAANPLYREEFRAARAVLSRHRRHSRVFGLGEAAAAARRGIRRRRVTARAHALQLAKEDLRGRRLTAMTHAAWYGVWRLRAARGHGRLA, translated from the coding sequence ATGGCGGAGCTAGAGCATGCCGCGGTTCCTCGAGTCTCGATCGTCGTTCAGGCGACGGATGGTGACGCGGGCTTGCGCAGGGCGCTCGCGTCCCTGCTCGACCAGACGATGGAGACTTGGGAAGCCATCGTCGTCGACGGTAGCCGTGGCGACGACCTCGCATGGGTCGGCGAGGTCGACCCAAGAGTTCGGGTGCTCGGGGAGCGGTCATCCAATCTCTACGGAGACGTCAATCGAGCGATTGCCCAGTCGCGCGCACCATGGGTGGCGTTCCTCAGGTCCGCTGACACGTGGTCGGCGGAGAAGCTCGAGGTCCAGCTTGAACGAGCTTCTGGCAAGGATGTCTCCGTCGTCTGCTCGGCGTTCATCGACCCCGGCAGTCTCATTCACAGGTATGCGGCTCGTCTGACGTATGAGCGTCTGCTGGACGGGGATGACCTCTGCATCTCGACGGTGCTCGCTCGTACGGACGTGCTCGTCGGGCACGCAGGCTTCTCGCGGCGTGCGGCCTCGGCGGAGCCACTGGATCTCTGGCTGGGGTTGCTGTCGCGGGGCGTGGCATTCGACGTCGTCGATGAACCACTCGTCATGACCAGTGCGGCTGCGAACCCGCTCTACAGAGAGGAGTTCCGTGCCGCGCGCGCTGTGCTATCCCGCCACCGCCGGCACTCACGTGTCTTCGGTCTCGGTGAGGCTGCGGCAGCCGCCCGGCGAGGGATCAGGCGCAGGCGCGTGACGGCGAGGGCGCATGCACTCCAACTGGCGAAGGAGGACCTGCGTGGCAGACGGCTGACGGCGATGACACATGCTGCCTGGTACGGCGTGTGGCGACTCAGGGCGGCTCGCGGACACGGCCGTCTCGCATAG
- a CDS encoding glycosyltransferase family 2 protein codes for MSDTDEPLVSVVVATDRGGPFLAEALHSAVGQTYGRIEIVVVDDGASDPETIAAIVAREPRVRLVRQRNTGVSVARNAGVALTSGDLLVFLDDDDRWHPDRIRRQVDALLSNPDAVLSYCGMRSIDAHGSELVAADQFQVADAHEVLQRRTGIILPNIMIRRSAFVRVGGFHPAFRRAQDLDLVLKAALEGDFVFVPDTLVDYRTHSGNNTSRHRELVRSIDHVIRLHRWNALEKGRLDIVADHDISLRANARFTAWSSARAARRLAKSGHVLAALGELLWSVRAAPTAPFEWVRHRLPRWRTDTRQRR; via the coding sequence GTGTCTGACACTGACGAACCGCTCGTTTCTGTCGTCGTCGCCACCGACCGAGGCGGCCCGTTCCTGGCCGAGGCGCTGCACTCGGCGGTCGGCCAGACCTACGGGCGGATCGAGATCGTCGTCGTCGACGACGGGGCGAGCGACCCCGAGACGATCGCCGCGATCGTCGCTAGGGAACCGCGTGTCCGACTCGTACGCCAGCGCAATACCGGCGTCTCAGTCGCCCGCAACGCGGGTGTCGCATTGACGTCCGGCGACCTGCTTGTGTTCCTCGACGACGACGACCGCTGGCATCCTGACCGGATCCGACGTCAGGTCGACGCCCTCCTGTCCAACCCCGATGCCGTCCTCTCGTACTGTGGGATGCGGAGCATCGACGCCCATGGCAGCGAACTCGTCGCGGCCGACCAGTTCCAGGTGGCCGATGCGCACGAGGTTCTGCAGCGGAGGACCGGCATCATCCTGCCCAACATCATGATCAGACGGTCGGCCTTCGTTCGCGTCGGAGGTTTCCACCCGGCGTTCAGGCGCGCACAGGATCTCGATCTCGTCCTGAAGGCCGCACTTGAAGGCGACTTCGTCTTCGTCCCCGACACGCTCGTCGACTACCGGACGCACAGCGGGAACAACACCAGCCGCCACCGTGAGCTCGTCCGCAGCATCGACCATGTCATCCGGCTGCACCGTTGGAACGCCCTTGAGAAGGGCCGCTTGGACATCGTCGCCGACCATGACATCAGCCTGCGGGCGAACGCGCGCTTCACGGCATGGTCGTCAGCCCGCGCGGCGCGGCGACTCGCCAAGAGTGGGCACGTTCTCGCTGCTCTCGGCGAGCTGCTCTGGAGCGTGCGGGCTGCTCCGACCGCACCGTTCGAGTGGGTTCGCCACCGCTTGCCGCGATGGCGAACGGACACACGTCAGCGACGCTGA
- a CDS encoding polysaccharide ABC transporter ATP-binding protein, translated as MTNTLNPQASTVGAPGRVPGREAAIRVSGLGKSYRVGHKGYRPSTITEAVIERAKHPFRRAEYEEFLALDDVSFEVPWGEAVGIVGRNGAGKSTLLKLLTRVTAPSKGRVELHGRIGSLLEVGTGFHGELTGRENIFLSGSLLGMRRKEIRRQFDSIVDFSGVEKFLDTPVKRYSSGMYVRLAFAVAAHLETEILAIDEVLAVGDAEFQAKSLAKMRDVAKDGRTVLYVSHQMQTVTALCTSAIYLEHGRIGYYGTVEGALERYRKSFASFAARNADPARRPGNGELRATEVRVSEDAFEPAADKVIEIRVGDNPELLGQYFVSCHVNDENGVVVAQCDSRNVGVWLDPAAPQEIDLTIRSLWLKPGKYTVDVFVCKTGILDAWEGAAQFEVLPTSPYPELAGEEALTRGLVFADFSYDSRTERRP; from the coding sequence GTGACCAACACCCTGAACCCGCAGGCGTCGACCGTGGGCGCGCCGGGCCGAGTGCCCGGGCGCGAGGCCGCGATCCGCGTGAGCGGCCTGGGCAAGTCGTACCGGGTCGGTCACAAGGGCTACCGCCCCAGCACCATCACCGAGGCGGTGATCGAGCGGGCGAAGCACCCGTTCCGGCGTGCCGAGTACGAGGAGTTCCTGGCGCTCGACGACGTCTCGTTCGAGGTGCCGTGGGGGGAGGCGGTGGGGATCGTCGGGCGCAACGGCGCCGGCAAGTCCACGCTGCTCAAGCTCCTGACCCGGGTCACGGCGCCGAGCAAGGGGCGCGTCGAGCTGCACGGTCGCATCGGCAGCCTCCTCGAGGTCGGGACGGGCTTCCACGGCGAGCTGACGGGCCGCGAGAACATCTTCCTGTCCGGCTCCCTGCTCGGGATGCGCCGCAAGGAGATCCGGCGGCAGTTCGACAGCATCGTCGACTTCTCCGGTGTCGAGAAGTTCCTCGACACGCCCGTGAAGCGGTACTCCTCGGGCATGTACGTCCGCCTGGCGTTCGCTGTGGCGGCGCACCTAGAGACCGAGATCCTCGCGATCGACGAGGTGCTCGCGGTCGGCGACGCCGAGTTCCAGGCCAAGTCGCTCGCCAAGATGCGTGACGTGGCCAAGGACGGGCGCACGGTGCTGTACGTCAGCCACCAGATGCAGACCGTCACGGCGCTGTGCACGTCGGCGATCTATCTCGAGCACGGGCGCATCGGCTACTACGGGACGGTCGAGGGCGCGCTGGAACGCTACCGCAAGAGCTTCGCCTCGTTCGCCGCGCGCAACGCCGACCCCGCCCGGCGCCCCGGGAACGGCGAGCTGCGCGCCACCGAGGTCCGGGTCTCGGAGGACGCGTTCGAGCCTGCAGCCGACAAGGTGATCGAGATCCGGGTCGGCGACAATCCTGAGCTCCTCGGGCAGTACTTCGTCTCGTGCCACGTCAACGACGAGAACGGCGTCGTCGTCGCGCAGTGCGACTCCCGGAACGTCGGCGTCTGGCTCGACCCCGCGGCGCCGCAGGAGATCGACCTCACGATCCGCAGCCTGTGGCTCAAGCCCGGCAAGTACACGGTCGACGTTTTCGTGTGCAAGACGGGAATCCTCGACGCGTGGGAGGGCGCCGCGCAGTTCGAGGTGCTGCCCACCTCGCCGTACCCCGAGCTCGCGGGCGAGGAAGCACTGACGCGAGGCCTCGTCTTCGCAGACTTCAGCTACGACAGCCGGACCGAGAGGCGTCCTTGA
- a CDS encoding glycosyltransferase family 4 protein, whose product MSAPLRIAMISYYLPSTSKMGIGYQVHELATELTRRGHDVTVFSDCPAVDGAAYQHHHVRMTGSLRTFRFALALRRLDLSGYDVIHAHGDDYWMWRRRVPSHVRTLHGSCFEEARTIRGVKEKARMVALGLSEVLASVVADRTVAVSPDTLRWYPWVREVVPNGVDVGRFHPSAAARSAHPVVLFVGTWSGRKRGEVLARQFQETVLPQHPDAELWMVSRDAPADAGPGVRVLGAVSHAELTAAFQKAWVFCLPSDYEGFGIPYVEAMASGVPVVATPNPGARYVSDGGRAAVLAPLEDIGAALAQLLGDVARRDELAAAGLARAETFSLRRVVDRYEELYRRAR is encoded by the coding sequence GTGAGCGCGCCCCTTCGGATCGCGATGATCTCGTACTACCTGCCGAGCACCAGCAAGATGGGCATCGGCTACCAGGTCCACGAGCTCGCCACGGAGCTCACGCGGCGAGGCCACGACGTGACCGTGTTCAGCGACTGTCCGGCCGTGGACGGTGCCGCGTACCAGCACCACCACGTACGGATGACGGGATCGCTCCGCACCTTCCGCTTCGCCCTGGCCCTGCGCCGCCTCGACCTGTCCGGGTATGACGTCATCCACGCGCACGGCGACGACTACTGGATGTGGCGCCGCCGCGTCCCGTCGCACGTCCGGACGCTGCACGGATCGTGCTTCGAGGAGGCGCGCACGATCCGGGGTGTCAAGGAGAAGGCCCGCATGGTGGCGCTCGGCCTGTCGGAGGTGCTGGCGAGCGTCGTGGCGGACCGGACCGTCGCCGTCTCTCCGGACACGCTCCGCTGGTACCCCTGGGTCCGGGAGGTCGTCCCCAACGGCGTCGACGTCGGGCGCTTCCACCCCTCGGCAGCGGCACGCTCCGCCCACCCGGTCGTGCTCTTCGTCGGGACCTGGTCGGGGCGCAAGCGCGGCGAGGTCCTCGCCCGGCAGTTCCAGGAGACGGTGCTGCCCCAGCACCCCGACGCCGAGCTCTGGATGGTCTCGCGCGACGCGCCGGCCGACGCCGGGCCGGGCGTCCGCGTGCTCGGTGCGGTCTCCCACGCCGAGCTCACGGCGGCGTTCCAGAAGGCGTGGGTGTTCTGCCTGCCGAGCGACTACGAGGGTTTCGGCATCCCGTACGTCGAGGCGATGGCGAGCGGGGTGCCCGTCGTCGCGACGCCCAACCCCGGGGCCCGCTACGTGTCCGACGGCGGCCGGGCGGCCGTGCTGGCGCCGCTCGAGGATATCGGGGCCGCGCTCGCGCAGCTGCTCGGCGACGTCGCGCGGCGCGACGAGCTCGCCGCCGCCGGCCTCGCGCGGGCCGAGACGTTCTCGCTGCGACGTGTGGTGGATCGGTACGAGGAGCTCTACCGCCGCGCGCGCTGA
- a CDS encoding phosphatase PAP2 family protein, whose amino-acid sequence MTYAEGRRPAAATPPGVPNPGSVPRLVWWTAAAVIAVLFVALLLGAVHTVPGQRLDEHLLGRAQRGLWPPHLRKVIPVGLGSVNIVLAARAVRRRGIRRVAVATVVVGASTAASIALQHWLRRPALGVPGYAHNTLPSDHVTVAAALTVAAVVLWERRRWVEASALGCVLIASACVSSVHGFAHRPSDVVASVLLVGVVTCGCLAAVAPRGRRRQRARR is encoded by the coding sequence ATGACGTACGCCGAAGGCCGCCGGCCGGCCGCCGCCACACCCCCGGGAGTGCCGAACCCCGGCAGCGTCCCCCGCCTCGTCTGGTGGACGGCCGCGGCGGTGATCGCCGTGCTCTTCGTCGCGCTCCTGCTCGGCGCCGTGCACACGGTGCCGGGTCAGCGCCTCGACGAACACCTGCTCGGGCGGGCCCAGCGCGGTCTCTGGCCCCCGCACCTGCGGAAGGTCATCCCTGTCGGGCTCGGCAGCGTGAACATCGTGCTTGCCGCCCGAGCCGTCCGCCGTCGCGGCATACGGCGGGTCGCCGTGGCGACGGTCGTGGTGGGCGCCTCCACGGCCGCCTCCATCGCGCTCCAACACTGGCTCCGGCGCCCTGCGCTGGGCGTACCCGGGTACGCCCACAACACGCTGCCGTCGGACCACGTGACGGTTGCGGCCGCGCTCACCGTCGCGGCCGTCGTCCTCTGGGAGCGCCGACGGTGGGTCGAGGCGTCCGCGCTGGGTTGCGTCCTGATCGCGTCCGCGTGCGTGTCCTCGGTCCACGGGTTCGCGCACCGACCGAGCGACGTCGTCGCGTCGGTGCTGCTCGTCGGCGTCGTGACGTGCGGATGTCTCGCGGCCGTGGCCCCGCGCGGTCGCCGTCGTCAGCGCGCGCGGCGGTAG
- a CDS encoding glycosyltransferase family 4 protein: MSVDRVGGMGGVERMSIEMGRRLSARGHRVDLVYREAVWPVAEFAASMTHSNDLDGRLEHPLRAVRGMAPAVLAGVRHAPDVVYVNRFEDLSFALPLHMLTGVPIVCHWHYFSGHTRIELKSRGVKAFISVSQATADEWVAKGNVDPRRIEVIPNGINTRDFPVTDGPARTTARERLGIRPDAFIVNYCGRVSTEKGVDVLVDAWERLALPPETHRLMIVGVSQEWDEATTAYQNALIARNVPGIDWLPTRADVLTPLQAADLAVLPSRHESFGLAIVEALSTGLPVIATRTDGLPETVRDQGVLVEPDSPEELAAAIKRQLTMDANAEAARHRHLFVNQAYSIERMTDAVEDVLYRSARRGRKR; this comes from the coding sequence ATGAGCGTCGACCGCGTCGGCGGCATGGGCGGCGTCGAACGAATGTCCATCGAGATGGGCAGACGCTTGTCAGCTCGCGGACACCGCGTTGACCTCGTCTATCGTGAGGCCGTCTGGCCGGTCGCTGAGTTCGCAGCGTCGATGACCCATTCGAACGACCTGGATGGACGCCTCGAGCATCCGCTCAGAGCAGTTCGCGGGATGGCGCCGGCCGTGCTGGCTGGTGTCCGACATGCGCCTGACGTCGTTTATGTGAACAGGTTCGAGGACCTCTCGTTCGCGCTTCCCCTTCACATGTTGACCGGGGTGCCCATCGTCTGCCACTGGCACTACTTCTCCGGACACACGCGGATCGAACTCAAGAGCCGCGGCGTCAAGGCGTTCATCTCTGTCTCCCAAGCGACGGCTGATGAGTGGGTGGCGAAGGGAAATGTGGATCCACGAAGGATCGAGGTGATTCCGAACGGTATCAACACTCGAGACTTTCCCGTCACCGACGGCCCTGCCCGAACGACCGCCCGAGAGAGACTTGGCATCCGCCCAGACGCGTTCATCGTGAACTACTGCGGGCGCGTATCAACCGAGAAGGGTGTCGACGTTCTGGTCGATGCATGGGAGCGACTGGCGCTCCCGCCTGAGACACACCGGCTCATGATCGTCGGGGTGTCTCAGGAATGGGATGAAGCCACAACCGCCTACCAGAACGCTCTTATCGCACGCAACGTCCCCGGGATCGATTGGTTGCCGACGAGGGCGGACGTGCTCACGCCGCTGCAGGCTGCCGATCTCGCTGTTCTGCCCTCTCGCCACGAATCGTTCGGGCTCGCCATAGTAGAGGCACTGTCGACAGGACTCCCCGTCATCGCAACGAGGACCGACGGGCTTCCTGAGACCGTGCGCGACCAGGGCGTACTCGTGGAGCCGGACTCCCCCGAGGAACTCGCGGCCGCGATCAAGAGGCAGCTCACCATGGATGCCAACGCCGAGGCAGCCAGACACCGCCACCTGTTCGTGAATCAGGCGTACTCCATCGAACGTATGACGGACGCGGTCGAGGACGTCCTCTATCGCTCTGCACGTCGGGGCCGGAAGCGCTAG
- a CDS encoding ABC transporter permease yields the protein MVDIDTPRAQAVPANRPVPAIVIVPPGRLALPRWRELWEAREVAYRFAQRDIVLRYRQTVVGVAWVILQPLAGAGIISIVFGSVAQLDSGGVPYFIFSYMGMLGWNLFANVLGRVAPSMVANGGLISKVFFPRMVVPMATVASVLLDFVVALALGVVLLFVYGINPGWPVLLVPVWVAATVLLAGGVGIACAALQVKYRDVQYVLPWLTQILMWASPVAFAITAVPAHLRGLFEANPLTWMLGAFRWSLLGTAQPPWWQLAGLGVAALVVFLAGTVFFQSWERQFADVI from the coding sequence ATGGTGGACATCGACACTCCGCGGGCCCAGGCCGTCCCCGCGAACAGACCCGTCCCGGCGATCGTGATCGTGCCGCCAGGCCGTCTTGCGCTGCCTCGCTGGCGCGAGCTCTGGGAGGCGCGGGAGGTCGCCTACAGGTTCGCGCAGCGTGACATCGTCCTGCGCTACCGTCAGACGGTCGTCGGCGTCGCGTGGGTGATCCTGCAGCCGCTCGCCGGTGCGGGCATCATCTCGATCGTCTTCGGCTCGGTGGCTCAGCTCGACAGCGGCGGCGTGCCGTACTTCATCTTCTCCTACATGGGCATGCTCGGCTGGAACCTGTTCGCCAACGTGCTGGGCAGGGTCGCTCCTTCGATGGTCGCCAACGGAGGGCTGATCTCGAAGGTCTTCTTCCCCCGGATGGTCGTCCCGATGGCGACGGTGGCCTCGGTGCTGCTCGACTTCGTCGTGGCGCTCGCGCTCGGCGTCGTGCTGCTGTTCGTCTACGGCATCAACCCGGGATGGCCCGTGCTGCTCGTCCCGGTCTGGGTCGCGGCCACGGTGCTGCTGGCCGGTGGTGTCGGGATCGCGTGCGCGGCGCTGCAGGTCAAGTACCGGGACGTCCAGTACGTCCTGCCCTGGCTCACCCAGATCCTCATGTGGGCCTCCCCGGTGGCCTTCGCGATCACCGCGGTGCCCGCCCACCTGCGGGGGCTGTTCGAGGCCAACCCGCTGACGTGGATGCTCGGCGCGTTCCGGTGGTCGTTGCTCGGCACGGCGCAGCCCCCGTGGTGGCAGCTCGCCGGGCTCGGCGTCGCCGCGTTGGTGGTGTTCCTCGCCGGCACCGTGTTCTTCCAGTCCTGGGAGCGCCAGTTCGCCGACGTCATCTGA
- a CDS encoding glycosyltransferase WbsX family protein, translated as MTFSARAVAFYLPQFHPIPENDEWWGAGFTEWTNTARARRLYPGHQQPTLPGELGFYDLRLPESRAAQAELAQEYGVEAFAYWHYWFGHGRRILERPFAEVLASGAPGISFCLAWANQTWSGIWHGDADRVLMRQSYPGADDYVAHFEAVLPAFRDDRYLRVGGRPVFYVFRPEELPDAAMFVDLWQDLARKAGLEGLYLVAEMSDLRGAGVRYDAVKEDGFDAGVYMRMPAGTSRTDMFRMRAFRKIAGGPEIHPYSVDWTAQNRVGDLVQPCVYPNWDNTPRSGRGGVVLHGATPERFATNVRQAVASVAHRPMDERLLWVKSWNEWAEGNHLEPDLRYGRAWLEALRDGLR; from the coding sequence ATGACGTTCTCGGCGCGAGCCGTCGCCTTCTACCTGCCGCAGTTCCACCCGATCCCGGAGAACGACGAGTGGTGGGGCGCGGGGTTCACGGAGTGGACCAACACCGCGCGTGCCCGGCGTCTCTACCCGGGGCACCAGCAACCCACGCTGCCGGGCGAGCTGGGCTTCTACGACCTGCGCCTGCCCGAGTCTCGTGCGGCACAGGCGGAGCTGGCGCAAGAGTATGGCGTCGAGGCGTTCGCTTACTGGCACTACTGGTTCGGCCACGGCCGGCGGATCCTGGAGCGGCCGTTCGCCGAGGTCCTGGCGAGCGGCGCGCCGGGGATCTCGTTCTGCCTGGCCTGGGCGAACCAGACCTGGAGCGGCATCTGGCACGGCGATGCCGACCGGGTGCTGATGCGCCAGTCCTATCCCGGCGCCGACGACTACGTCGCCCACTTCGAGGCAGTGCTCCCGGCGTTCCGTGACGACCGGTATCTACGCGTCGGCGGGCGGCCGGTCTTCTACGTCTTCCGGCCGGAGGAGCTTCCGGACGCGGCGATGTTCGTCGATCTGTGGCAGGACCTCGCGCGCAAGGCCGGTCTGGAGGGCCTCTACCTGGTCGCCGAGATGAGCGACCTGCGCGGCGCCGGGGTGCGCTATGACGCGGTGAAGGAGGACGGCTTCGACGCCGGCGTCTACATGCGGATGCCCGCCGGGACGTCACGGACCGACATGTTCCGCATGCGCGCCTTCCGCAAGATCGCCGGGGGCCCGGAGATCCACCCGTACAGCGTCGACTGGACGGCCCAGAACCGGGTCGGCGACCTGGTCCAGCCGTGCGTCTACCCGAACTGGGACAACACCCCGCGCTCCGGCCGGGGTGGCGTCGTCCTGCACGGCGCGACGCCGGAGAGGTTCGCTACCAACGTGCGCCAGGCCGTCGCCTCGGTCGCGCACCGTCCCATGGACGAGCGGCTGCTGTGGGTCAAGTCCTGGAACGAGTGGGCCGAGGGCAACCACCTCGAACCCGACCTGCGTTATGGCCGGGCGTGGCTCGAGGCGCTGCGGGACGGCCTGCGGTGA
- a CDS encoding glycosyltransferase family 4 protein: MAVPAVHVITPGDHFSPSTGSAVPTVVHGLASATPLGAPRTRVAVARGTYEDRYPSADVLEYDQVRLRRLDRHTDAAAARLGLSRRGARRVLAATLTGQETWPASVVIGHNMPQLVPLVDTARHAPVLYVHNELLRTYSTREAARVLDPAGAIVCVSRYIAERTASRLPVRLRDRVTVVGNGVDATLFRPDERVADETVEVVFVGRMLREKAPDVLIDALVRLNRPDIHVTLVGTVNFAPDAPLSEYERELRRAAAPLGDRVTWLPFKARADVAEILRSADVAVVPSRWPDPCPLTVLEGMASGAAMVAARSGGIPDIVADAGILVSPGDADALAQALDALATDRGLLARQRSAARVHAVAHDWAWARSTLDRELGRLGIDVAPPALAQDE; the protein is encoded by the coding sequence ATGGCAGTTCCCGCCGTCCACGTGATCACGCCGGGCGACCACTTCTCGCCGTCGACTGGCAGCGCGGTGCCCACTGTCGTCCACGGCCTGGCAAGCGCTACCCCGCTCGGGGCTCCGCGTACCCGAGTCGCGGTGGCGCGCGGGACGTACGAGGACCGATACCCGTCCGCAGACGTGCTGGAGTACGACCAGGTGCGCCTACGCCGCCTGGACCGCCACACCGACGCGGCAGCAGCGCGGCTGGGCCTGTCCCGGCGGGGCGCTCGGCGCGTGCTCGCCGCCACCTTGACCGGTCAGGAGACCTGGCCGGCGTCGGTGGTCATAGGTCACAACATGCCCCAGCTCGTTCCCCTGGTTGACACCGCGCGTCACGCACCTGTGCTGTACGTCCACAACGAGCTGCTTCGGACCTACTCGACGCGAGAGGCCGCAAGAGTCCTCGACCCGGCCGGTGCCATCGTCTGCGTGAGCCGGTACATCGCCGAGCGAACAGCGAGCCGGCTTCCCGTTCGCCTCAGGGATCGAGTCACCGTGGTCGGCAACGGCGTGGACGCGACGCTCTTCAGGCCCGATGAACGAGTCGCAGACGAGACCGTCGAGGTCGTCTTCGTGGGCAGGATGCTCCGGGAGAAGGCTCCGGACGTCCTGATCGACGCCCTCGTGCGGCTCAATCGCCCGGACATCCACGTCACGCTCGTCGGGACCGTCAACTTCGCGCCCGACGCACCTCTGTCCGAGTACGAGCGAGAGCTTCGCCGCGCAGCCGCGCCGCTCGGGGACAGGGTCACCTGGCTTCCCTTCAAGGCACGCGCCGACGTCGCCGAGATCCTTCGCTCCGCGGATGTCGCCGTGGTCCCCTCGCGCTGGCCCGACCCGTGCCCCCTCACAGTGCTCGAGGGCATGGCGTCCGGCGCCGCGATGGTCGCGGCACGCTCTGGCGGAATCCCCGACATCGTCGCCGACGCAGGCATCCTCGTCTCACCTGGGGATGCGGACGCGCTCGCACAGGCGCTTGACGCACTTGCCACGGACCGAGGGCTTCTGGCACGGCAGCGGTCAGCCGCGCGGGTTCATGCCGTTGCACACGACTGGGCCTGGGCGCGAAGCACCCTCGACCGCGAGCTCGGGCGACTCGGTATCGACGTCGCACCGCCCGCACTGGCTCAGGATGAGTGA
- a CDS encoding glycosyltransferase family 2 protein codes for MSEGDSPVRWSDARGPRATPVVTVGVPVYNGERYLAQALEALRDQDLRDVEVLIGDNASTDGSAQIAESFVASDPRFRFLRSDVNRGLPWNYNRLLAQARAPLFMWNASDDVVRPGHLAACRDALLAHPDATVAFSRVQLIDARGETVGEMDDWGLDFLTLAPARRLDLFLARRVWQAIGFGGVIRTAELRDMGGLGMFYGQDIALGTKMALRAPWVEVPQQSYMSRRHDAQMNKLQGGDPVQQVRVFNPAHSRPVAFPQWYLNYRIFAEVAAAPIPLAERARAMRAVITRWTAPNWRFFPFDVKRNAIRLVRGRYVGAYHSS; via the coding sequence GTGTCCGAGGGCGATTCACCCGTGAGGTGGAGCGACGCCAGGGGGCCTCGCGCGACCCCCGTAGTGACGGTTGGCGTTCCCGTCTACAACGGCGAGCGGTATCTCGCGCAGGCTCTCGAAGCGTTGCGCGACCAAGACCTGAGGGATGTCGAGGTTCTCATTGGCGACAATGCTTCGACGGATGGTTCTGCCCAGATCGCTGAGTCGTTCGTGGCCTCCGACCCGAGGTTCCGGTTCCTGCGCAGCGATGTCAACCGCGGACTCCCGTGGAACTACAACCGTCTCCTCGCCCAGGCGCGTGCTCCGCTCTTCATGTGGAACGCCTCAGACGATGTCGTACGCCCCGGTCATCTTGCCGCTTGTCGTGACGCGCTCCTTGCCCATCCAGACGCGACGGTTGCCTTCTCCCGGGTGCAGTTGATCGACGCACGGGGTGAGACGGTGGGCGAGATGGACGACTGGGGTCTGGACTTCTTGACGTTGGCGCCAGCACGCCGCCTTGACCTCTTCCTCGCGAGGAGGGTGTGGCAGGCTATCGGGTTCGGCGGTGTGATCCGGACGGCGGAGCTGCGCGATATGGGTGGACTTGGCATGTTCTACGGCCAGGACATCGCGCTCGGCACGAAGATGGCGTTGCGGGCGCCCTGGGTCGAGGTTCCTCAACAGTCGTACATGTCGCGTCGCCACGACGCACAGATGAACAAGCTCCAGGGCGGTGACCCGGTGCAGCAGGTAAGGGTCTTCAATCCTGCACACTCTCGGCCGGTGGCGTTTCCGCAGTGGTACCTCAACTACCGCATCTTCGCCGAGGTCGCGGCCGCACCGATACCTCTCGCGGAGCGCGCACGCGCCATGCGGGCGGTCATCACCCGATGGACCGCCCCGAACTGGCGCTTCTTCCCCTTCGATGTGAAGCGAAACGCCATCCGTCTGGTTCGCGGCCGGTATGTCGGGGCCTATCACTCATCCTGA